One part of the Aspergillus fumigatus Af293 chromosome 7, whole genome shotgun sequence genome encodes these proteins:
- a CDS encoding Dyp-type peroxidase, which yields MFFSSLTLTIYLTYATACSTTIPLSDNMTSERINKPEINKDNIQGNIWPGVPKLHEFFLFFNITSERRFRRDLKRLIPLVTTANDAVKFNEQIRQNKTEVSSGEAKSEVIPLTGVNLAFSAKGLKKLFKDDKDNLKSGNFLGGMLADLQGGVAGGEGRDNPDDWEAKFKPEVEDQYIDGVILVTGRSEQTARAKLREVKYIFIGYFGFTSSIRELFIEYGHVRPDPNESKEHFGYRDLISQPQLEGLDPAPKGKYEPPLVPPGYIITNADQEPVGQPDWATDGSFLVFRKLKQLVPEFNKWLDGTAPKHHLTTDQLSARLMGRWKSGLCPNILPIHDEHLHSTGAPTFLTPCKDDPSLADCNNFDFQPGNSQEKCPFAAHIRKCRPRGDVKDTSTSSMMRRGIPYGDEVTKEENDEQITKKERGMFFLCYQSNIANGFRRVQEQWCNKNTFPPLKRGITGPPGPGADPICGQSNGPDPFVMGLCDGQNNNIHVDLKSCVIPKGGEYFFSPSIKALTNIAKQ from the exons AtgttcttttcctctctAACACTCACTATTTATCTGACCTACGCTACAGCCTGCTCTACCACAATACCCTTGTCTGACAACATGACCTCCGAAAGAATCAATAAGCCAGAAATCAACAAGGACAACATTCAAGGCAACATCTG GCCAGGTGTGCCGAAGCTTCATGAATTCTTTCTATTTTTCAATATTACCTCTGAGAGGAGGTTCCGTAGAGATCTGAAAAGACTTATTCCACTGGTTACTACAGCAAATGATGCTGTTAAATTCAATGAGCAGATCAGACAGAACAAAACTGAGGTGTCTAGTGGAGAAGCAAAGTCCGAAGTGATTCCACTCACTGGTGTGAACTTGGCCTTTAGTGCCAAAGGATTGAAAAAA CTTTTCAAGGATGATAAGGACAATTTGAAATCTGGCAACTTCCTAGGAGGTATGCTTGCAGACTTGCAAGGTGGAGTTGCTGGTGGTGAAGGTCGGGATAATCCAGATGACTGGGAGGCAAAATTCAAGCCCGAAGTCGAAGATCAATATATTGATGGTGTAATTCTGGTCACTGGGCGCTCTGAGCAGACCGCGCGAGCAAAACTGCGTGAGGTGAAATATATCTTCATTGGATACTTTGGTTTCACTTCCAGCATCCGGGAGCTCTTCATAGAGTATGGCCATGTGCGACCAGATCCAAACGAGAGCAAAGAACA CTTTGGTTATCGTGACCTCATCTCCCAACCCCAGTTGGAGGGACTCGACCCCGCTCCCAAGGGCAAATATGAGCCGCCACTTGTACCGCCAGG ATACATTATTACTAATGCCGATCAAGAGCCTGTCGGTCAGCCTGATTGGGCGACGGACGGTAGCTTCCTTGTCTTCCGCAAGCTGAAGCAGCTTGTGCCTGAGTTCAACAA ATGGCTGGATGGCACGGCTCCTAAGCATCATCTGACCACTGATCAGCTTTCAGCACGCTTAATGGGCAGATGGAAGAGCGGTTTGTGTCCCAACATACTACCTATTCATGACGAACACTTACACAGCACAGGTGCCCCTACTTTTCTTACACCATGCAAAGATGATCCTTCGCTCGCTGATTGCAATAACTTTGACTTCCAACCAGGCAATAGTCAGGAAAAGTGCCCTTTCGCCGCGCATATCCGAAAGTGCAGACCCAGGGGAGATGTCAAGGATACGAGTACTAGTTCCATGATGCGTCGGGGCATTCCCTATGGGGATGAAGTCACTAAAGAAGAGAACGATGAACAGATAACAAAGAAGGAGCGCGGAATGTTCTTTCTGTGCTACCAAAGCAACATTGCAAATGGATTCAGGCGAGTTCAAGAGC AATGGTGTAACAAGAACACCTTCCCCCCGCTGAAGAGAGGTATTACCGGCCCTCCAGGACCTGGTGCCGACCCCATCTGTGGCCAGTCTAACGGGCCTGACCCATTTGTTATGGGATTATGTGACGGCCAGAATAACAATATCCATGTTGATTTGAAGAGCTGCGTGATCCCTAAGGGAGGGGAgtatttcttttctccatcgATCAAAGCACTGACGAATATCGCCAAGCAGTAA
- a CDS encoding aminotransferase class IV, with protein sequence MASMDKVFSGYYARQKLLERSDNPFSKGIAYVEGKLVLPSDARIPLLDEGFMHSDLTYDVISVWDGRFFRLDDHLQRILESCDKMRLKFPLALSSVKNILAEMVAKSGIRDAFVEVIVTRGLTGVRGSKPEDLYNNNIYLLVLPYIWVMAPENQLHGGEAIITRTVRRTPPGAFDPTIKNLQWGDLTKGLFEAMDRGATYPFLTDGDTNLTEGSGFNIVLVKNGIIYTPDRGVLRGITRKSVIDVARANSIDIRLEVVPVEQAYHSDEIFMCTTAGGIMPITLLDGQPVNDGQVGPITKKIWDGYWEMHYNPAYSFPVDYGSG encoded by the coding sequence ATGGCCTCTATGGACAAAGTCTTTTCGGGATATTATGCGCGCCAGAAGCTGCTTGAACGGAGCGACAATCCTTTCTCTAAGGGCATTGCTTATGTGGAAGGAAAGCTCGTCTTACCTAGTGATGCTAGAATACCGCTACTCGACGAAGGTTTCATGCACAGTGACCTAACCTATGATGTTATATCGGTTTGGGATGGTCGCTTCTTTCGATTGGACGATCATTTGCAACGGATTTTGGAAAGCTGCGATAAGATGCGGCTCAAGTTCCCACTTGCACTGAGCTCAGTGAAAAATATTCTGGCTGAGATGGTCGCCAAGAGTGGTATCCGGGATGCGTTTGTGGAAGTTATTGTGACACGTGGTCTGACAGGTGTACGTGGTTCGAAGCCTGAGGATCTGTATAATAACAACATATACCTGCTTGTTCTTCCATACATTTGGGTTATGGCGCCTGAGAACCAGCTCCATGGTGGCGAGGCTATCATTACAAGGACAGTGCGACGAACACCCCCAGGTGCATTTGATCCTACTATCAAAAATCTACAGTGGGGTGATTTAACAAAGGGACTTTTTGAGGCAATGGACCGTGGCGCCACATACCCATTTCTCACTGATGGAGACACCAACCTTACTGAAGGATCTGGTTTCAACATTGTTTTGGTGAAGAACGGTATTATCTATACCCCTGATCGAGGTGTCTTGCGAGGGATCACACGTAAAAGTGTGATTGACGTTGCCCGagccaacagcatcgacaTCCGCCTTGAGGTCGTACCAGTGGAGCAGGCTTATCACTCTGATGAGATCTTCATGTGCACAACTGCCGGCGGCATTATGCCTATAACATTGCTTGATGGTCAACCTGTTAATGACGGCCAGGTTGGCCCAATCACAAAGAAGATATGGGATGGCTATTGGGAGATGCACTACAATCCGGCGTATAGTTTTCCTGTTGACTATGGCAGTGGCTAA
- a CDS encoding F-box protein — translation MASSTHAAFGIREILEMILLNLDMRTLLCIQRTCRSWLGMIQDSSPIQKALYFIPIENTPGQGKVQNPVLVEAFPALFKLIDPDDPEDDYEYDQPTLTTFDMMRSSSKLVAYLRPEASWRRMLVQQPPVRKFEVYICSTSGYSFAHTSFEVPVGRSWRRGVSCEIIGSGTNLWAQDNPRGFTDGLRMGDFFEVLVFDDDVPFATCRLKHIIWWKQIPQQGLSVWNEMEHLTGKTVDSDIVVFLRSHITQRYDSDDDEIPEDIKAMDRIKAVYRELGIQPRRLGKTEEWSHSDWWE, via the coding sequence ATGGCCTCCTCAACACACGCGGCATTCGGGATCCGCGAAATCCTCGAGATGATTCTCCTCAACCTGGACATGCGCACACTCCTGTGCATTCAACGAACATGCCGCTCCTGGCTGGGTATGATCCAAGACTCGTCGCCTATACAAAAAGCTTTGTATTTTATACCTATAGAAAATACACCCGGTCAGGGTAAAGTCCAGAATCCCGTACTGGTCGAAGCATTCCCAGCCCTATTCAAACTCATCGACCCCGATGACCCGGAAGACGACTATGAGTACGATCAACCCACTCTCACCACTTTTGACATGATgagaagctcctcaaagCTCGTCGCGTATCTACGACCAGAAGCAAGCTGGCGACGGATGCTGGTCCAACAGCCCCCAGTACGCAAATTTGAGGTCTACATCTGTTCGACTAGCGGGTATAGTTTCGCACATACGTCCTTTGAGGTTCCTGTAGGTAGATCCTGGAGAAGAGGCGTCTCCTGTGAGATCATAGGCTCAGGCACTAATCTATGGGCACAGGATAACCCAAGAGGATTTACAGATGGCCTGCGCATGGGGGATTTTTTTGAGGTGCTGGTGTTCGATGACGATGTCCCCTTTGCGACATGTCGCCTGAAGCACATAATATGGTGGAAACAAATCCCACAGCAAGGGCTATCAGTATGGAATGAGATGGAACATCTGACGGGAAAGACAGTCGACTCTGATATCGTTGTCTTCCTCCGTTCTCATATAACTCAGCGTTATGattctgatgatgatgagatacCAGAGGATATAAAGGCAATGGATCGTATTAAAGCTGTGTACAGGGAGCTAGGGATCCAGCCTAGGCGTCTGGGGAAAACCGAAGAATGGAGTCATTCCGACTGGTGGGAGTAG
- a CDS encoding NmrA/HSCARG family protein — protein MSKILTVFGATGKQGGSVIRTILQDAKLSQEFRIRGITRDTTKPAAQALSKQGVELRNADMNSKESLVQALQGSHSVFLVTTPAWGVAGSDAEPVHGKNATDAAKATGVQHLIFSSLLNVTETSGGRLKHVPHFDQKAQVEQYIRSTGVPATFVLPGYFMSNYPEVGMLRKGEDGVYNLAYPVGQNAKFPLVDIEADMGKYVAAALKNPSESLGAQILAAEDYYTPTRILQEFEEVTGQKARFVQVDPDTFKSFMPGPIGEEMLQNHLFIENPGYFNGRDLKESNDWLEKAGYQPTSWREFLERNKAAFLQ, from the exons ATGTCCAAAATCCTCACAGTCTTCGGCGCGACAGGAAAACAAGGCGGCTCTGTCATCCGCACAATCCTGCAGGATGCAAAGCTGTCCCAGGAATTCAGGATCCGCGGTATCACCCGTGACACCACGAAGCCGGCAGCTCAAGCGCTGTCCAAGCAAGGAGTTGAATTGAGAAAT GCCGATATGAACTCTAAGGAGTCTCTCGTCCAGGCACTGCAAGGGAGCCACTCGGTCTTCCTTGTGACCACTCCGGCTTGGGGCGTCGCCGGTTCAGATGCAGAACCGGTGCATGGCAAGAACGCGACCGACGCAGCAAAGGCAACCGGCGTCCAACATCTgattttctcctccttgctCAATGTCACCGAGACATCCGGCGGGCGGCTCAAACATGTACCCCATTTTGACCAGAAAGCCCAGGTGGAGCAGTATATCCGGTCCACTGGTGTGCCTGCTACCTTTGTGCTGCCAGGGTATTTCATGAGCAATTATCCCGAAGTGGGTATGCTGCGCAAGGGCGAGGACGGCGTCTACAACCTGGCGTACCCTGTGGGTCAGAACGCCAAGTTTCCACTGGTCGATATCGAGGCCGATATGG GTAAATACGTCGCTGCGGCGTTGAAGAATCCTTCTGAGTCCCTTGGTGCTCAGATCCTCGCCGCCGAAGATTACTACACCCCTACAAGAATCCTCCAGGAGTTCGAGGAGGTTACCGGACAGAAAGCTCGATTTGTGCAGGTGGATCCCGATACGTTTAAGAGCTTTATGCCTGGTCCAATTGGTGAGGAGATGCTGCAGAACCACCTCTTCATTGAGAATCCTGGTTACTTCAACGGCAGGGATCTTAAAGAGAGCAATGACTGGCTCGAGAAGGCTGGGTATCAGCCAACGAGCTGGAGAGAGTTCCTGGAGCGAAACAAAGCTGCATTTCTCCAGTAG